One segment of Zhihengliuella halotolerans DNA contains the following:
- a CDS encoding purine-cytosine permease family protein → MSLTTDEHDKSGGLTATAPQAPGTSETMAAAKESLEDYTLRFAPRSYRKWTPAVVATSALGGIAYLADFSIGATIGMAYGTASAVVGILIAAVIIFTTGLPLAYYAARYNLDLDLITRGSGFGYYGSIVTNIIFATFTFIFFALEGAIMAQGLEVGLGIPKWIGYAVSTLIVIPLVIYGMKTLAKLQVWTTPLWLVLMVIPMVYLVAQNPDSVATFFAYTGESGTGGVSFASAMLAAGVCLSLMAQIAEQIDYLRFMPPKTPENSRKWWTAVIMGGPGWVVFGAIKQITGLFIAVYLIATMTPGADVNAAEPVNQFLGVYREMMPGWLAMALAVILVVISQIKINVTNAYSGSLAWTNSFTRVTGRYPGRMVFVVVNLAIALILMEANMFDFLNTVLGFYANCAMAWVVTVAADIAINKYLLKLSPKAPEFRRGMLYAVNPVGFVSMITSAVVSIAIFFGVFGTAVQPFSPLFAVGLALVLTPALAIATRGRYYLRRGDDGIELPMYDQHGNPVDDRLTCCVTGLEFERPDMLASAVPGPDGEKQYISSLALATDKTGVHVLPADPPVR, encoded by the coding sequence ATGAGTTTGACGACGGACGAACACGATAAGAGCGGCGGCCTGACAGCGACCGCACCGCAGGCCCCCGGCACGAGCGAGACGATGGCGGCGGCCAAGGAGTCGCTGGAGGACTACACGCTGCGCTTCGCGCCGCGCTCCTACCGCAAGTGGACCCCGGCCGTGGTGGCCACGAGCGCGCTCGGCGGCATCGCCTACCTCGCCGACTTCTCGATCGGCGCGACGATCGGCATGGCGTACGGGACAGCCAGCGCCGTCGTCGGAATCCTCATCGCCGCGGTGATCATCTTCACCACGGGCCTGCCGCTGGCCTACTACGCGGCCCGCTACAACCTCGACCTGGACCTCATCACGCGCGGCTCCGGCTTCGGCTACTACGGGTCGATCGTCACCAACATCATCTTCGCGACCTTCACGTTCATCTTCTTCGCGCTCGAGGGCGCGATCATGGCCCAGGGGCTCGAGGTCGGGCTCGGCATCCCCAAGTGGATCGGGTACGCGGTCTCCACGCTGATCGTGATCCCGCTGGTCATCTACGGGATGAAGACCCTGGCCAAGCTGCAGGTGTGGACCACGCCGCTGTGGCTCGTGCTCATGGTCATCCCGATGGTCTACCTCGTGGCGCAGAACCCGGACTCCGTGGCGACGTTCTTCGCCTACACCGGCGAGTCCGGCACCGGGGGTGTCAGCTTCGCCTCGGCCATGCTCGCTGCGGGCGTGTGCCTCTCGCTCATGGCGCAGATCGCCGAGCAGATCGACTACCTGCGCTTCATGCCGCCGAAGACCCCGGAGAACTCCCGCAAGTGGTGGACCGCCGTGATCATGGGTGGGCCGGGCTGGGTCGTGTTCGGCGCGATCAAGCAGATCACGGGCCTGTTCATCGCGGTCTACCTGATCGCCACCATGACCCCGGGCGCGGACGTGAACGCCGCTGAGCCGGTCAACCAGTTCCTCGGCGTCTACCGGGAGATGATGCCGGGCTGGCTCGCGATGGCGCTCGCCGTGATCCTGGTGGTCATCTCGCAGATCAAGATCAACGTCACCAACGCGTACTCCGGCTCGCTGGCCTGGACCAACTCCTTCACCCGCGTCACCGGGCGCTACCCGGGGCGCATGGTGTTCGTCGTCGTGAATCTCGCGATCGCGCTGATCCTGATGGAGGCGAACATGTTTGACTTCCTCAACACGGTGCTCGGCTTCTACGCGAACTGCGCCATGGCCTGGGTCGTGACGGTCGCGGCCGACATCGCGATCAACAAGTACCTGCTCAAGCTCTCGCCCAAGGCCCCGGAGTTCCGGCGCGGCATGCTTTACGCGGTGAACCCGGTGGGCTTCGTCTCGATGATCACCTCGGCCGTGGTGTCGATCGCGATCTTCTTCGGGGTCTTCGGGACCGCGGTCCAGCCGTTCAGCCCGCTGTTCGCCGTGGGCCTGGCCCTGGTCCTGACCCCGGCCCTCGCGATCGCCACCCGCGGCAGGTACTACTTGCGCCGGGGCGACGACGGCATCGAGCTGCCGATGTACGACCAGCACGGCAACCCGGTCGACGACCGCCTCACGTGCTGCGTCACGGGCCTCGAGTTCGAGCGCCCAGACATGCTGGCCTCAGCTGTGCCGGGCCCGGACGGGGAGAAGCAGTACATCTCCTCCCTCGCGCTCGCCACGGACAAGACCGGTGTACACGTGCTCCCGGCCGACCCTCCCGTCCGGTGA
- a CDS encoding urease accessory protein UreD, which translates to MGLQREAPERLTGELRVAAHRVPGSERTEIGRQYHAGALRILRPHYAAGSGQAVLTVVNPGGGFLGADRYEIEYDGGPGSSVLLTTQSATKVYRTPQGPACQEQRFTLAPGAVLESVPDPAIAYQDASFVQDTEVDLADATSHFFGAEIVTPGWAADGTCFRYRDVRLRTTVRSGGRLVLLDNLLLRPADAHLTGLGWLEGRTHYASVVIAGAGAGEELLAQVRAICAEYAHDDAPGGAAATTLAAGTPRVLAGSSLTAGAADAAAVLVVRALADGTDVLTELVHRLGTAARQARTGTQAVGWDLRKY; encoded by the coding sequence GTGGGCCTGCAGCGGGAGGCGCCCGAGCGCCTCACGGGTGAGCTGCGCGTCGCCGCCCACCGGGTCCCGGGCTCGGAACGCACGGAGATCGGCCGTCAGTACCACGCCGGCGCCCTGCGCATCCTGCGCCCGCACTACGCCGCCGGCTCCGGGCAGGCCGTCCTCACCGTGGTCAATCCCGGCGGCGGATTCCTCGGGGCGGACCGCTACGAGATCGAGTACGACGGCGGCCCCGGCTCGTCCGTTCTGCTCACCACCCAGTCGGCGACCAAGGTCTACCGGACGCCGCAGGGCCCGGCCTGCCAGGAGCAGCGCTTCACGCTCGCGCCGGGCGCGGTGCTCGAGTCCGTTCCGGACCCGGCGATCGCCTACCAGGACGCCTCGTTCGTGCAGGACACCGAGGTCGACCTCGCGGACGCGACGTCGCACTTCTTCGGCGCGGAGATCGTCACGCCCGGCTGGGCGGCCGACGGCACGTGCTTCCGCTACCGCGACGTCCGCCTGCGCACCACGGTCCGCTCGGGCGGCCGCCTGGTGCTGCTCGACAACCTGCTGCTGCGCCCGGCCGATGCGCACCTGACCGGCCTCGGCTGGCTCGAGGGCCGCACCCATTACGCATCCGTCGTCATCGCCGGGGCCGGGGCGGGGGAGGAGCTCCTGGCTCAGGTCCGCGCGATCTGCGCCGAATACGCGCACGACGACGCCCCCGGCGGCGCGGCGGCTACCACTCTGGCGGCCGGAACCCCGCGCGTGCTCGCCGGCTCCAGCCTCACGGCCGGTGCAGCGGACGCCGCCGCGGTGCTTGTGGTCCGGGCCCTCGCCGACGGCACGGACGTCCTCACCGAGTTGGTGCACCGCCTCGGCACGGCGGCCAGGCAGGCGCGCACGGGGACCCAGGCGGTGGGCTGGGACCTGCGCAAGTACTGA
- the ureG gene encoding urease accessory protein UreG, which translates to MSDPVVIGIGGPVGAGKTQLVERITRAMSHEVSMAAITNDIYTIEDAKILAASSVLPLDRIVGIETGGCPHTAIREDTSMNEQAIEELKAKHPDLEVIFVESGGDNLSATFSPELADFSIYVIDVAQGEKIPRKAGQGMIKSDLFVVNKTDLAPYVGADLGVMEADSKVFRGQKPFCFTNLKTDEGLDGVLEWIRRDVLMLDLA; encoded by the coding sequence ATGAGCGACCCCGTCGTCATCGGCATCGGCGGCCCCGTCGGCGCCGGCAAGACCCAGCTCGTCGAGCGCATCACCCGCGCCATGAGCCACGAGGTCTCCATGGCCGCCATCACCAACGACATCTACACGATCGAGGACGCGAAGATCCTCGCGGCCTCCTCCGTGCTGCCGCTGGACCGGATCGTCGGCATCGAGACCGGCGGCTGCCCGCACACGGCCATCCGCGAGGACACGTCGATGAACGAGCAGGCCATCGAGGAGCTCAAGGCCAAACACCCGGACCTCGAGGTCATCTTCGTCGAGTCCGGCGGCGACAACCTCTCGGCGACGTTCAGCCCGGAGCTGGCGGACTTCTCGATCTACGTCATCGACGTCGCGCAGGGGGAGAAGATCCCGCGCAAGGCGGGCCAGGGCATGATCAAGTCCGACCTGTTCGTCGTGAACAAGACGGATCTGGCCCCGTACGTGGGCGCCGACCTGGGCGTCATGGAGGCCGATTCAAAGGTCTTCCGCGGGCAGAAGCCCTTCTGCTTCACCAACCTCAAGACGGACGAAGGCCTCGACGGCGTCCTGGAGTGGATCCGCCGCGACGTGCTCATGCTCGACCTGGCCTGA
- a CDS encoding glycoside hydrolase family 32 protein, with product MTQHTGGTMTDDRPAERTAAGTPRPRAHFTACDTWFNDPNGLLFHDGVYHLFFQNNPHGSTWGNMSWGHATSTDLVEWAEQPVAIPCTEDELVFSGSAVVDHHNTAGFAGDGETALVAIYTSVATDGPALQTQSLAYSLDAGATWTRYAANPVLDIGSAEFRDPKVFWHGGEDGHWVMLVVEATEHLVAVYTSPDLKDWTRASDFGPAHAVGGVWECPDLFPLRVEGTDETRWVLIVSLNPGGIAGGSGTQYFVGDFDGERFTAERLTDSTDPADYDWLDFGRDYYAAVSFSNVPDGRRLMIGWASNWDYANETPTAPWRSAMSLVREIGLTRTRGDRHVLRQLPVLPDDAVRLTLGGAADAVAQHDDGTAVLVFDASAPLSAGSVTTFVLDAADGPAGEDLRIVVDADAGTFSCDRTRSAAEVFHADFASVDTAPIPDASKAAGSLELRIVVDACVVEVYAAGGVATFTELVFPYAPYTRLRRLA from the coding sequence ATGACGCAGCACACAGGAGGAACGATGACCGACGACCGCCCGGCCGAACGCACCGCCGCCGGAACCCCGCGGCCGCGGGCCCACTTCACCGCGTGCGACACGTGGTTCAACGACCCCAACGGCCTGCTGTTCCACGACGGCGTCTACCACCTCTTCTTCCAGAACAACCCGCACGGCAGCACGTGGGGGAACATGTCCTGGGGGCACGCGACGTCCACCGACCTCGTGGAGTGGGCCGAGCAGCCCGTCGCGATCCCCTGCACCGAGGACGAGCTGGTCTTCTCCGGCAGCGCGGTCGTGGACCACCACAACACGGCCGGCTTCGCGGGCGACGGCGAGACGGCTCTCGTCGCGATCTACACGAGCGTCGCGACCGACGGCCCGGCGCTGCAGACCCAGTCGCTGGCCTACAGCCTCGACGCCGGCGCCACGTGGACCCGCTACGCGGCCAACCCCGTCCTGGACATCGGCTCGGCCGAGTTCCGGGACCCCAAGGTCTTCTGGCATGGCGGCGAGGACGGGCACTGGGTCATGCTCGTCGTCGAGGCGACCGAACACCTCGTCGCGGTCTACACCTCACCCGATCTGAAGGACTGGACGCGCGCCTCGGACTTCGGACCGGCCCATGCCGTCGGCGGCGTCTGGGAGTGCCCGGACCTCTTCCCGCTGCGCGTCGAGGGGACCGACGAGACCCGGTGGGTGCTCATCGTGAGCCTGAACCCGGGCGGGATCGCCGGCGGCTCCGGCACCCAGTACTTCGTCGGCGACTTCGACGGCGAGCGCTTCACGGCCGAGCGGCTCACGGATTCGACCGACCCGGCGGACTATGACTGGCTCGACTTCGGGCGCGACTACTACGCCGCCGTCTCCTTCTCCAACGTCCCCGACGGCCGCCGCCTCATGATCGGCTGGGCGAGCAACTGGGACTACGCCAACGAGACACCCACCGCGCCCTGGCGTTCGGCGATGTCCCTCGTGCGCGAGATCGGCCTGACGCGCACCCGCGGCGACCGCCACGTGCTCCGGCAGCTCCCGGTTCTGCCCGACGACGCCGTGCGGCTCACGCTCGGCGGCGCGGCCGACGCCGTCGCACAGCACGACGACGGCACCGCCGTGCTGGTCTTCGACGCCTCGGCGCCGCTGTCCGCGGGGTCGGTGACGACCTTCGTCCTCGACGCCGCCGACGGGCCCGCCGGCGAGGACCTGCGCATCGTCGTCGACGCCGACGCCGGCACCTTCTCCTGCGACCGCACGCGCTCCGCCGCTGAGGTCTTCCACGCGGACTTCGCCTCGGTGGACACCGCGCCGATCCCGGACGCGTCGAAAGCCGCCGGGAGTCTCGAGCTGCGCATCGTCGTGGACGCGTGCGTCGTCGAGGTCTACGCGGCCGGCGGCGTCGCGACGTTCACCGAGCTCGTCTTCCCGTACGCGCCGTACACCAGGCTGCGCCGGCTGGCCTGA
- a CDS encoding urease accessory protein UreF codes for MPSTPTSTTAGPARVPATADAALGFLLQLGDSALPTGAFSHSFGMESYLADERIAGPDALHEWLLAYLDTQLTCTEGLAVRWVADEEKDAHDVDALLEAATAPAQVRLASRRMGAQLAKLAPELLGAAGVVPEPPGGRWPAHYPAVYGLLGAAAGVATPALVHTFLMGSIVSLVQNAVRAVPLGQSAGQRVITALRAPAARAAERVMLLDEVDFATTAPGLEIAQMRHEHLRARMFMS; via the coding sequence ATGCCGAGCACACCCACTAGCACGACGGCGGGGCCCGCCAGGGTGCCCGCGACCGCCGACGCGGCGCTCGGCTTCCTGCTCCAGCTCGGCGACTCCGCGCTACCGACCGGGGCGTTCAGCCACTCCTTCGGCATGGAGTCCTACCTCGCCGACGAGCGCATCGCCGGGCCCGACGCCCTGCACGAGTGGCTGCTGGCCTACTTGGACACGCAGCTGACGTGCACGGAGGGCCTCGCCGTGCGCTGGGTCGCTGACGAGGAGAAGGACGCGCACGACGTCGACGCGCTGCTCGAGGCGGCGACCGCGCCCGCGCAGGTGCGCTTGGCGAGCCGTCGCATGGGCGCCCAGCTGGCCAAGCTCGCGCCCGAGCTGCTCGGCGCCGCCGGCGTCGTGCCGGAACCGCCGGGCGGGCGCTGGCCCGCGCACTACCCGGCGGTCTACGGGCTGCTGGGCGCGGCGGCGGGCGTGGCGACGCCGGCGCTCGTGCACACGTTCCTGATGGGCTCGATCGTCTCGCTCGTGCAGAACGCGGTGCGCGCCGTGCCGCTCGGGCAGTCGGCCGGGCAAAGGGTCATCACGGCGCTGCGCGCGCCGGCCGCCCGGGCCGCCGAGCGGGTCATGCTCCTCGACGAGGTCGACTTCGCGACGACGGCCCCCGGCCTCGAGATCGCGCAGATGCGGCACGAGCACCTGCGCGCCCGCATGTTCATGAGCTGA
- the ureE gene encoding urease accessory protein UreE, with the protein MIVTEVVCNLHDADPAEREALAGLHHEKVTLSSAELTKRVQRLETDHGRSFGLRLAGGSSDLRDGDVLIREEGNVVVVSVLPTDVLVIAPRSVAEALFVAHSLGNRHLQAQFFGAESEYAAEVMVVQYDHTVVTFLEDHGVAFARQERVMPVPFRHAEHTH; encoded by the coding sequence ATGATCGTCACCGAAGTCGTCTGCAACCTGCACGACGCCGACCCCGCCGAACGCGAGGCACTGGCCGGCCTCCACCACGAGAAGGTCACGCTCTCGAGCGCGGAGCTGACCAAGCGCGTCCAGCGCCTCGAGACCGACCACGGGCGCAGCTTCGGGCTGCGCCTGGCCGGAGGCAGCTCCGACCTGCGCGACGGTGACGTGCTGATCCGCGAGGAGGGCAACGTCGTCGTCGTGTCCGTCCTGCCCACCGACGTGCTCGTGATCGCGCCGCGCTCGGTTGCGGAGGCGCTCTTCGTGGCGCACTCGCTGGGCAACCGGCACCTGCAGGCGCAGTTCTTCGGTGCGGAGAGCGAGTACGCGGCCGAGGTCATGGTGGTCCAGTACGACCACACCGTCGTCACCTTCCTGGAGGACCACGGCGTCGCGTTCGCCCGCCAGGAGCGCGTCATGCCGGTCCCGTTCCGCCATGCCGAGCACACCCACTAG
- the ureC gene encoding urease subunit alpha has protein sequence MSNQVSRRQYAELYGPTTGDKVRLADTELFLEVERDLTVYGEEVVFGGGKTIRDGMGHNGRLTRDEGVPDTVITNVVIVDYTGGYKADVALRDGHIAAIGKAGNPDLQDGVDITIGVSTEIIAGERKILTAGGIDSHIHFISPDQVPTALTSGVTTMIGGGTGPAEGSKATTVTPGPWHIARMLQAAESLPVNIGLLGKGHASALEPLAEQIRAGAIGLKIHEDWGATHAAIDTSLRVADEYDVQVAIHTDTLNECGFVEDTIAAIGDRVIHTFHTEGAGGGHAPDIIAMAGLQNVLPSSTNPTIPYTRNTAEEHLDMLMVCHHLSPDIPEDVAFADSRIRPETIAAEDVLHDLGVFSIMSSDSQAMGRVGEVVSRTWQLADAMKRRRGPIGPDGPEEDANDNFRIRRYVAKYTINPALAQGIADTVGSIEPGKFADLVLWDPAFFGVKPDLIIKGGQIISSVMGDPNASIPTPQPQTMRPAFAAYGSALSDACITFLSRAAVDAGVPEELGLKRRIRAVSGCRDVRKADLKLNDATPEITVDPQTYRVEVDGEHMTCDPVDVVPLAQRYFLF, from the coding sequence GTGAGCAACCAGGTCTCCCGCCGGCAGTACGCCGAGCTCTACGGGCCCACGACGGGCGACAAGGTGCGCCTCGCCGACACCGAACTCTTCCTCGAGGTCGAGCGCGACCTGACCGTGTACGGCGAGGAGGTCGTGTTCGGCGGCGGCAAGACGATCCGCGACGGCATGGGGCACAACGGGCGGCTCACCCGGGACGAGGGGGTGCCGGACACCGTCATCACCAACGTGGTCATCGTCGACTACACGGGGGGCTACAAGGCCGACGTCGCCCTGCGCGACGGGCACATCGCCGCCATCGGCAAGGCCGGCAACCCCGACCTGCAGGACGGCGTCGACATCACGATCGGCGTCTCGACCGAGATCATCGCCGGAGAGCGCAAGATCCTCACCGCCGGCGGCATCGACTCCCACATCCACTTCATCTCTCCGGACCAGGTGCCGACGGCGCTCACGAGTGGGGTGACCACGATGATCGGCGGCGGCACGGGCCCGGCCGAGGGTTCGAAGGCCACGACCGTGACCCCGGGGCCGTGGCACATCGCGCGCATGCTGCAGGCGGCCGAGTCGCTGCCGGTGAACATCGGACTGCTCGGCAAGGGGCACGCGTCGGCGCTCGAGCCGCTCGCCGAGCAGATTCGCGCCGGCGCGATCGGGCTGAAGATCCACGAGGACTGGGGTGCGACGCACGCGGCGATCGACACGTCGCTGCGGGTCGCTGACGAGTACGACGTGCAGGTCGCGATCCACACGGACACGCTCAACGAGTGCGGGTTCGTCGAGGACACGATCGCCGCGATCGGTGACCGGGTCATCCACACATTCCACACCGAGGGGGCCGGCGGCGGGCACGCCCCGGACATCATCGCGATGGCCGGACTCCAGAACGTCCTGCCCTCGTCGACGAACCCGACGATCCCGTACACCCGGAACACCGCCGAGGAGCACCTGGACATGCTCATGGTGTGCCACCACCTGAGCCCGGACATCCCGGAGGACGTCGCGTTCGCGGACTCGCGCATCCGCCCGGAGACCATCGCGGCGGAGGACGTGCTGCACGACCTCGGCGTCTTCTCGATCATGTCCTCCGACTCCCAGGCCATGGGCCGGGTCGGAGAAGTCGTCTCGCGCACGTGGCAGCTCGCGGACGCGATGAAGCGCCGCCGCGGACCGATCGGGCCCGACGGGCCGGAAGAGGACGCGAACGATAACTTCCGCATCCGCCGCTACGTCGCGAAGTACACGATCAACCCGGCCCTGGCCCAGGGCATCGCGGACACGGTCGGCTCGATCGAGCCCGGCAAGTTCGCCGACCTGGTGCTGTGGGATCCGGCGTTCTTCGGCGTGAAGCCGGACCTGATCATCAAGGGCGGGCAGATCATCTCCTCCGTCATGGGGGACCCGAACGCGTCCATCCCGACCCCGCAGCCGCAGACGATGCGCCCGGCCTTCGCCGCCTACGGTTCCGCGCTGTCCGACGCCTGCATCACGTTCCTCTCGCGCGCGGCGGTCGACGCCGGCGTGCCGGAAGAGCTCGGTCTCAAGCGCCGGATCCGCGCCGTCTCGGGCTGCCGTGACGTGCGCAAGGCCGACCTGAAGCTCAACGACGCGACCCCGGAGATCACCGTGGACCCGCAGACCTACCGGGTCGAGGTCGACGGCGAGCACATGACGTGCGATCCGGTCGACGTCGTCCCCCTGGCCCAGCGCTACTTCCTCTTCTGA
- a CDS encoding urease subunit beta, with the protein MIPGETIVADGEVTLNAGAATVVVQVTNTGDRPVQVGSHFHFFEANAALDFDRAAARGFRLDIPSGTAARFEPGDRRAVQLVAIGGRRAVYGLRNLTDGAIEGEHA; encoded by the coding sequence GTGATCCCGGGGGAGACGATCGTCGCCGACGGCGAGGTGACGCTGAACGCTGGGGCCGCGACCGTCGTCGTGCAGGTCACCAACACGGGCGACCGGCCCGTCCAAGTCGGCTCGCACTTCCACTTCTTCGAGGCCAACGCGGCGCTCGACTTCGATCGCGCCGCCGCCCGGGGCTTTCGGCTCGACATCCCCTCCGGCACGGCCGCCCGGTTCGAGCCCGGCGACCGGCGCGCGGTGCAGCTCGTCGCGATCGGCGGCCGCCGGGCCGTGTACGGGCTGCGGAATCTGACCGACGGGGCCATCGAAGGAGAACACGCGTGA
- a CDS encoding urease subunit gamma has protein sequence MRLTDREQEKLMIVVAADLARRRQQRGLKLNYPEAVAIITYELVEGARDGRTVAELMSYGSTILTRDDVMEGVPEMIHDVQVEATFPDGTKLVTVHDPIRSADGGRL, from the coding sequence ATGAGACTCACGGACCGCGAGCAGGAGAAGCTCATGATCGTCGTCGCCGCCGACCTGGCGCGACGGCGGCAGCAGCGGGGACTGAAACTGAACTACCCCGAGGCGGTCGCGATCATCACCTACGAGCTGGTCGAAGGCGCGCGCGACGGCCGGACCGTGGCCGAGCTGATGTCCTACGGCTCCACGATCCTCACCCGCGACGACGTCATGGAGGGGGTGCCCGAGATGATCCACGACGTCCAGGTCGAGGCGACCTTCCCCGACGGGACCAAGCTGGTCACCGTGCACGACCCGATCCGCTCCGCGGATGGGGGCCGGCTGTGA